In Argiope bruennichi chromosome 4, qqArgBrue1.1, whole genome shotgun sequence, a single window of DNA contains:
- the LOC129966950 gene encoding uncharacterized protein LOC129966950, with the protein MKLVISNILFLALAGYALGAAVENCHFDRLMKCGDPLDAFRKEMGQSFPTTEDQVKKLCSNMDEALKCAEEFQNKCMTPLQLETMGFLAEGAQIVYKDFCTDGSNMRAEYLKHAQCIDDASKTDEAKGYYSYVEAALEDLTEKPPTERLPTTCCGYKWLDAKFNKMGKEKCGQEAVDAFKNVVEMVVSSLPNVLCSGFEPDSKQCTAVLPAAGATPKGTIKNSHIAQTFASVYLPDLQ; encoded by the exons ATGAAGCTCGTCATCTCAAACATTTTGTTTCTTGCCTTAG CTGGCTATGCTCTTGGAGCAGCCGTCGAAAATTGTCACTTCGATCGTTTGATGAAATGTGGCGACCCACTGGATGCCTTCAGAAAAGAAATGGGACAAAGCTTCCCCACGACAGAGGACCAAGTGAAAAAACTGTGCAg taacatggATGAAGCTTTGAAATGCGCCGAAGAGTTCCAAAATAAATGTATGACCCCCTTGCAATTGGAAACAATGGGATTCCTGGCTGAAGGAGCCCAAATCGTTTACAAAGATTTCTGTACAGATGGATCTAATATGAGAGCAG aatatctgAAGCATGCTCAATGCATAGACGATGCTTCAAAGACTGACGAAGCCAAGGGATACTACAGCTACGTTGAGGCTGCTTTGGAAGATCTGACTGAGAAACCTCCGACTGAGAGATTGCCAACCACTTGCTG CGGCTACAAATGGCTAGATGCCAAATTCAACAAGATGGGCAAAGAAAAGTGCGGTCAAGAAGCCGTTGATGCTTTCAAGAACGTTGTCGAGATGGTTGTGTCCAGTCTGCCCAATGTCCTTTGTTCAGGTTTCGAGCCGGACAGCAAACAGTGCACGGCCGTCCTTCCTGCCGCCGGCGCCACGCCCAAAGGCACCATCAAGAACTCCCACATTGCACAGACCTTTGCATCTGTTTATCTTCCAGACCTGCAATAG
- the LOC129966664 gene encoding uncharacterized protein LOC129966664, with protein sequence MKLYFFAVLLLGIAAHQVYSQACHLREIDLCVAIGMFHYQSNGIPPDEEKVNEWCETMQEVSQCMGNFTDKCLSPLQKELMGLLAGSGEIGKQFCQPGSEIRANYLTHAECLADGAEGDDFKTQLRDIQVVIEKMFDVPFKKRFPLMCCGFRRFHETTEKMTAKRCGEESVAMIRNIMKMIVTDLPDIICQRFDPVSDECRELLPPSGTPPKGAENQTQIGKLMDTVLGNL encoded by the exons ATGAAGCTTTATTTCTTTGCAGTGCTTTTGTTGGGAATTG ctGCCCATCAAGTATATTCCCAAGCATGCCATTTACGGGAAATAGATTTATGCGTGGCAATTGGCATGTTCCATTACCAAAGCAACGGTATCCCACCAGATGAGGAGAAAGTGAACGAATGGTGCGA aaCCATGCAAGAAGTGTCTCAGTGTATGGGCAATTTCACCGATAAATGCTTGTCACCTCTGCAGAAGGAATTGATGGGTCTTTTGGCTGGATCGGGTGAAATCGGCAAACAGTTCTGCCAGCCTGGTTCCGAAATTAGAGCCA atTACTTGACTCATGCCGAGTGCTTAGCTGATGGTGCAGAAGGCGATGATTTCAAAACCCAGTTGAGAGACATCCAAGTTGTTATCGAAAAGATGTTTGATGTTCCATTCAAGAAACGATTCCCTCTCATGTGCTG TGGATTCAGACGATTCCATGAGACAACTGAGAAAATGACGGCCAAGCGATGTGGTGAGGAATCAGTGGCGATGATCCGTAACATCATGAAGATGATCGTTACTGATCTCCCAGACATCATCTGCCAACGATTCGACCCTGTCAGTGACGAATGCAGGGAACTTCTTCCACCATCAGGCACCCCACCCAAAGGAGCCGAGAACCAGACCCAAATTGGAAAGTTGATGGACACTGTCTTGGGCAACCTCTAA